The genomic segment CGACCCATAGCCTATGTAGATTAGAGGACACAGGTTTATTAGAGATGATTATGAACTGATTAtggtgcttatgattagatttgaatgggttTGAACATTTAGCTCGACGATGACGCTAGGGTTTAAATGGGAGGAGAATGTGAGGATTTGTATGGGTGTTTGTTTAGTTCTACATCAGTTATGCACGgagtagatcttgagtacttatacaaggCCTAGAAATTTTAATAATATCTTCCGATTAGTCTTTTTGGATTAGGTTTTAGTTTCTTAGGTTGTGATAATATGTTTATATAATCAAATATAGAACAATGCCAAGTTGAGAATTTTGAGAAACTTCATAAACAATTAAGCCAACAAAAGCTTAATTTGAGCTTCTAAAGAAATTCAAGGGCATGGTATAAGAGCAGTGGTGGCTGCCCAAAGAGCAAAAAAGGGAATAGAGCATTTCAACCTGCAGTGGTCATCGGTCGAGGTGTTGAAGTATTAGAAGTTTCCGTCCTCCCTCACTTCTTTTGTTTCCCTTTTGGTTGGAAGGATTGGGCAAGATTTTGCTAGCGTCGCCAAGGTAACGAAAGAAAGAACTAGACTGCGAACTCTTAAATTCTAGTAAGCAATCGCAAACCCCACCTCaaccgagcaagcaaatgcaacCAAGGTAGGTTGTCTACACCAAATCAGACCAAAACTTCTGGGCCTGAAACCCATGACGCCATATGGCTTGGATTTTGGGTTTCCCATTCCGTTCTTGGCCAAAGCAAAACAATAAATGCCAGTTGCCCAGCAGCCAATGGCTTCACATACTCCGGCCCCTGTCTCCATCCACCGGTCTTGGCGGGACGGACAGATTGCTGGTCAGGGGTTATTGATGCCTACTTGATTTTTCTGGGTCAGtggtcaaaaaaaataaaataaaataaaaattgccTACTTGCCTTCATCACACATCAGATTTGCTTGAATAACGAGCTAGTGACGTTTTGCCCGTCTAGAGTTGCACAGCATAAAAAAAGCCAATGGTTCCTTAACATTTCACACGGCGAAGAAGCTCCCATCTCCCGGCTTCCTTTGATGGCTTCCTTGCTTCTCTCCCCACTACTAGCATTTCTAATCGTAGCTTCTCCTGCCATGGTAATTGGCCAGCCCAAACAGACCAATATCGCCTTAGGTTCTTCGCTCCCTGCCTCCATTGATGCCTCATGGCTCTCGCCTTCGGGCCGCTTCGCCTTCGGCTTCTACCCGAAAGACCAAGGCTTCGCGGTCGGAGTATGGCTTGCAACCACCCCTGAGAGGACCGTCGTGTGGACGGCCAACCGCGACGATCCGCCGATCATGGATGGCTCCATTCGGTTAACCTTCGCCGGCGGGCTCCTCTGGAATGCTCCTGGCGGCCGGGAGAAGGTCATATCCCAGGCTACTGAGCCTGCAGCCATGGCTGCGATGCTGGATACCGGCAACTTCGTTCTCTACAATTCTCAGCAAGGGATCGTATGGTCTACTTTCATCTCTCCCACGGACACACTTCTACCAGGACAGAGCCTGCTGGCAGAAACTCAGCTCTTCTCGAGCATATCGGAGACTGATCGATCGACAGGAAGGTATCGGCTCATCAATCAAAAGGATGGGAACCTTGTGCTGTATCATGTGGACACATCGGATACCGGCGATAATTCCTACTGGTCTACAGGCACCTACCGGATCGGCTTCCTCCTTACGCTAAATTTGGACAGCAACGGTACCATGTACTTGGCCAGCGACAATGGTAATTTCACCGAGAACTTGGCACAGGCCAAGAATTCTAGTTCTCGGAGCGGAGTTGATATCTATTACCGAGTGACCGTTGATCCAGACGGAATTCTTCGGCTTTACTCGCATGGCTTCGGAAGAAATGGCAGCTCAACAACAGTGGTGGAATGGGCAGCGTTGCACAACCGGTGTCTTGTCAGGGGTGTTTGCGGGATCAACAGCTACTTCAGCCTCGAGAGCAATGGAGAGCCCAATTGCCTTTGTCCTCCTGGGTTCGAATTCGTCAACGCGAGCCGGATTTTACCCGCTTGCATGAGGAACTCCAGCCTCGGAGATTGCTTAGAGAACTCGAGACATCCATAAAAGAAGGAATTCTATCAATGCTGGAGGCCTACGTGCTCATGCTAGCTTCCGAACCAACAGGTGAAAGATTATGATTTGGCAAGAAAAAAGTTGACCGAGATAATTTTTTTCATATCTTTTTATAATTTAAATCTTAGTTAAATTATCTCAAGTGCACAATTTTTAGTTCTTGAGAATGTCTTGAATCAGTCATGAACAATTATTAAACAGATAATAAAATCTGTGAATGAAGCATGAATACTTGAATAGCTGTTGATTAGTTTGTCTACCATGAAAACTTTGGAGAATCATCAGCCTAGTGCGGAAATCGTCAACAACTATATAATTTTTAGCAGTCAGAGAATGTTATTACTATTGAATGGGAAAAAACGTTGCCTCATCTAAGCGAGGCCGGTTTAACATATTGGACCATTTCAGACGGTTAGAGCTTGAGCTCTGGGCTTTGGCTCTCCATGGTTCAAAATATAAATGGATCTGAAATTAACAATGAGGAAAGGGGGAATATTTAGGCCAGAAATTTTAATAAGTTCAAGCTTGCTTTGCAAGACCTTGTCACAATGAAGGTCCTGCAGGGCTGAACCAAACTGGAGGTGCAGAAGAATTTGCGAGCATCAAGCTTAATGTGCCGGCCGGGGATCAACCCTCCTGTGATTTTATTCTCGATAATGCCCTCTAGAGATTCAATGAGTACGTGGGACTGGTGCTGAAGGATTTGTTTTTTATAATGCAAAATGCTGAAAAATCCTTCTAAAGAGAATTTATCTAGCTTTTATAAATGAAACTTGTGCTTACTTTGAGAGCTGTGCAGATAgatgaatgaaaaaaattagAATATGTTCAAATCTGCATACGTTGTGATCTAATGATGGAGGTTGTGAAAGAAAATATCATTCTTTCCAACATTAATCATCTTACTATATTGCATTTATATATCTCCAATACGTTTCTATCCCATATTAAATATAGGTTGgatcataatattattattttactatatcaataaaaatatatatatactattaaaattttgtataatgatagaatatcaatatattaatataaaaaatattataagatcaaaacttactcgacaacaataataatattattaatataaatattattggTAACAAATACTTACTAATAAAAAAACAATACATATTAAATGGTCATCGTCATGTCTATATTTTGATATAGGTTCTATGATATTACCCAATGAGCTTAATGCGTAATCAGTACTGGCTTTAGTGACAAGAATCAATACTAATACTCAATAAGGCTCCCCATATAAGTTAGTAAGGCTATTCTTTAATACAGTTTTTTATTctccaaaataatatattttactaagtattagtattttattatttttataaggaaaaaaaactaTACCCCACACATCATGTGGTGCCcatattaataatataaatttgTACACGGAGTCTCTTGTGCAAAGTTCATCGTTCGCTAAGTTGGTAGCAATGATGCCTGTACTAATGCCAAGAGTTTCCATTTGACCATCATATTACTGTTTATTACTTAATGTACAATAGATATAAAACTATCAAAGCTTTCTATTTGTTGTATATAATTTGTTGCATtgctatattatattttaagaattgctggaaagaaaagaagaaaaaattgaacAATATGCCTCACTTGGGTTATATGCTAGTTAAAAATCTAAATTGATGCTCCACGATCGATGAAAtctttttgttgtggaaataaagggtccgaacttagtcccacatcgactagatAGCGGAGAGGTCTGTTCCTTAAATAGGAGAGACACCCTTTTCTCTTCAGAGGCATCTTTTGCGGGGCAAAACCGTGCATTGGGAAGAGACTATGAAACCCCtttaaagcggacaatacctctgagAAAAAACAATCGCCTCCGTTGTCTGAGACCGGTGGGGACTGAGCTCTGGGGTTCGGAGGGATACCCTCCGACCTCATCAATGGTGCTTTCCGTGAGAGCGCTTGACCCTGGCACAGATCCCTCTAttggggggctatgttgtgggaatAAAGAAAACTTAGTTCCACATCGACTAGATAGTGGAGAAGCCTGTTTCTTAAATGGAGGGGGATACCTTTTTCTCTTCAGAGGCGCTTTTTGCGGAGCAAAACCGTGCATTGGGAAGAGACTATGAAACTCCATTTACAGCGAACAATACCTCTGACAAGAATCAGTCGCCTCCGTTGTCTGAGACCGGTGGGGACTGAGCTCTGGGGTTCGGGGGATACCCTCCGACCTCATCACTTTTCATGTCATTATCCATTGTTCTTGTGGTTAAACTTTTTAGCTAATGTGAATCTACCAAAGATAATAATTTAGGATCTTAAATAGATTTCGGCGATCATTGCAGTCTTCCCGTGTCGTCATCCATTATTTTCCATTCCAGTGAATAATATAGTTCTAACTTTCTAGATCCGAGTCTGTCCAAGATAATAATTTAGAACCTTGAACGGTGCTTAATATTGTCAGTGCAGTCTTTTCAGGTCATCATCCTTTACTGTCAACCTACCATGTGAGTCTACCGAAGATAAAAGTTTAGCATGTTGGACGGTGCTCGATGGTCAAGCAGTCTCACCAGGGCCGGTTCAATCCTCATGTGACTTAAAGGGGTTGCCTAACGCCCGGCCTCCAAATGCATTTATTATAGTGAGtttcaagaaagaaagggagaatAACCGGGGAGACTCaacggggggggggggtgttttAAAATAGGTTTTAGATCGACTTGGCCAAATGGCGGATAAGGCCGGCCATTTGTTGGTTGCGTGCGACCCTAATGGCTGCTAGCTGTTTGCACCGTCCCTGAGGAGGCCTTACCAGCCATATCTCTATGTGGTTCTCTCCTACAAGGTAGGAAATCGTGATCTcctattttgatttattttattttattttattgtttttgaatttGAGTTTGAAGCCGGCTGGGCCTGCCGACTTTGGCATGGGCCCAGCTTGCCTGGTTCTCACAATTATAGCATGAAGCACCTGTTTCACGGCTGTCGTTAATGGTTGCCACGACAAAATAATGCCTTTTTGGTAGAGTTTTGTGTTGGGCTGGCCCAAAATAACCCATGTTAGTCAAACACAACTATGCTCCCCTCTCCATTTAACATAAGCCCATTTCCTTTGTTAATGTAGCCATTAGATCATTAGAGTGGGGCTGATCTAAAGGTTGTTATTGTTGTTGGAATTTAGCTTGCAGAGGGCTGAAATGGGATGGTATTGAGGGAGAAACGCGACTAAAAACGAGAGAGTTGGAAAAGCTGGGCAGCTTATATCTTAGGGTTCTCTTGGAGCATTTGAAAGTCTATTCAAGAAGGGTATGTCATCATCCTTGTGGGTTCTCTACATGCCCTGATTTTTCCAAACAATTATGTTCATTTAACTTAATTTGATAAGTAGAAGAGGATTCTTAGTTATTTGATAAGAAATGGCCTATTGCTAGTTCATGAAATAAGGCATTCGGTTCAGGCGGATCCTTATCTACCAAGCCCAGTCGCAGGCTTCTGCGTGATTAGCGGTAAACTGTCCGTACACAAATTTATTTAGTAATTGTGGAGAAAATACAAACAGCATGTAAGGTTTACCTGGAAGAAGTTTAGGAGAGGCACGCAACTTTTGCTAAAATTAAGCTGAAGCAATTAGCAAATGATTAATTTGATAGAGGTAAGGAGCAAGGACAGATAAACGTTTCCACTAACTTGTTTCAGCCTTGGTTGATGTTGTCTTGTTGATGGCAAGGACTGAAAGGCTTTAATTTGGAGCAAGAAGCACGAATCTCTCCGAGCTAGCTTTCCAAAAAGGCTGCAGTGTGCCTTCTCAAAGTCTAATGATAAGCTAGACCTTCATCTTCTTTGGAAAATACTGTCTAGCTTTTACTTGCATACTCTTGAAGGTCTCCTCGATCTTCTTTTCTTCAgtgattcttttatttttcttttccaccCAGACCACTTGGGTTTGCTGAGTTTCCTGGAAAATAAAAAACCCAGCGTGTTGCTTTCTCTTCCACAACCTTAATGCTCAAAGGAAAGAGGCAGACTAGGTTACAGCCCCTTGGGTTGGACAGATAGGAGCTAACCCTTGGAATAAACGGGCCATCTTTATGTCAAGATACAAGCTAGGTGACCTTCTGTTTTTGACCGTCCTTCTAAGTCTAATTGAGAAGCTTGTACTAATAGTAAAAACTAATAGGTCAAAAACCAAAGTAGGTCAAAGACATTTTGAGCTCGGTGGTCTCTTAAGAGTTGCGCGCAAATGGATTCAATCTCAAACCTAACATGAAGTCTTGGAAGATTCGGGTTGGTTTGCCAAGTCAGTGTATTTAGGAAATTTTGGACCTTGAGAGAAGAAGGTTCATGCCTCCTTTCCTACCCTGTACCACCTCGATGTCAATATGTGCTGAAACCCAATACTTTTAAGTCATTCTTCTTGAGCATGCAATGTTGCTAACCCATTGCTCGAGTACTTACGCTTCTCTCCTCACATATTGGGGCCCATGCTGTGCATGGTACATCACACCTCCACTACATGGGCTTGATGCATCACGAACCATTCCCCACATATTTCTCCTATGTCTATACGATGTAATAaatcatatattatattatactattataaatattatattatgaaagaaaaatgaataaTCCATTGTGTTTCAAGAAGTAATCTAATTAGCTTAATTATAAATTAGCTATATCTCTTTCCACAGACCATATCTTTTTCCACGTCAACCAACCAAACAATCGTAATTGTATTTATGTTTTTCAACTATAAATTACTAGACAAGGTCCCCTTCTACAACTTCGATTCCAATTATAAGCAATTGAATTATAATATGTGATTATTTGACATGCCATTGAATTGCAAGCAATCAAATAGTCCCTTAAGAAGTTGGGTTGGCTTAGTGAAATCTTAATATGAGTTTAAGTTCAATTGGGTTAGATTGCAAGATACTAACATTGGGTGGGCTAAACTTAGCCCTCAACTGACCATATATAATGAAGAACTTCACAAGATTTAGCGTGCAACGGGTTCACTCTTAATAAAAAATTGGCATTAGAACCTGTAACGTACGTGAAAAGATAGAGGATTGCAGTGGTAAGGATCCTATTCCACTATGCATGTTCATTGAGAAGTACCATTGTTCGTAACTATATCGAGGTTATTAAGGttatataaataataatgcCCATGCTATATTACAAAAGTAGAACCATAAATTTTGAAATGTTTTCTACAACATTTTACATATCCATCGTTTGTTGAAAGAATCCTTGATCTTAAGAGATCATTGCTAtgtaatttatttcaatgtttagaATTCAAATAGAACAATCCTCAAGTATTCCAAAAACCCATAGTATATTCATCtgctttaaatttcaaatttttttgtttATCTCTCATTTTTTGCACtccaccatatgcaaaatattgtTTCATGTATCACAAAGTATTACAAGCCATCGGGCATAACTCGAAAAAGATGGTGCTAGATTTCCAAGGCAACATTGATTTATCATAATAGATCCACTGAAAGTTGCTACCGACTATACAATTACCGCGGTGATTATTTATCCACCAACATAtgatttcaattttttaaatatattaaaaaaatatttatagggATTTTTATAACTACCacataacaaaaaataatagaaaacaatgaaaaaaataatggtATTATTTTTCATGTCATTGTTtacttaattaaaaaatatcctGTTTAGATCGTACATTCTCCCTTGAAGAAATATTTGGCATAAAATTTTGAGTTTTGaaaagtatttatttatttaaaaatgtacaaatataaataatggccattatttttattataacagACTGCTGTAATTCTAAACGATTTATCTTTTTcctatattattataaataatggCATAACTGAAATTGCCGGAAACCATTGTAACCTTGTAGCGGCCATTAATTTTGGATCTTGATCTGGAGTCTGCGAGTACCAAGATGGCCCACGTCAGCATTGCTGTGAGGCTTTTGGCTTTCGTCGCACAACCTTGCAAACGTCTCCCGGGGAGCCCAGGGGCAAGATTGAAGCCTCCGTGCCAAGAAATGGCGCCGTTGCCAAAGCAGGAAAGCCACGCACTCTGCCTCGCCGCCTGCGCCTGCCTGGTCCCTCCTTCCATCCGTCATCCCACTCCCGCGCGCTTCAGGTCAGTCGCCAATGTCGCCAGATCGAAGCCATCGCGCCTTTATATGAAATTCTATAGGTTTTATAGATATGAATCCGTTAtgtgaattattattattttttttgaaatatatctATGTCATTTCTAGGTGATGCTATTACTCTCATAATTATGATTGCTAACGAAGACTTTCTTGTGAAGCAGTGTAAtagtttggtaaatttttattGTGCATGGAGAGTGTTCGACAAAATGCATGAGGGAGTATTTAAGTTTGCTTGGATAGAATGATGATCCAGATGCTCTTTTGTTTCTTCCCATTTAGGAATTGTCCCACTGTACAAATATATGCCCTCacaccatgaaatgacactATTTTCTCTTCTGTCTTCAAGGGAATGAAGGATGTGGCTGAATTGATTGATTATATTTGAATCAGTGGTCTGTTTTTCTTTCTGGTATATAAGAAAATAAGGTCTGAAAATGAAGAATTTATGTTTTGATCGGTAGTGTTCTGTCCAATTGCATTCTAGTGCTTCATACCTTAATGGATAATGTAGGTCCTGAAACTAGTGCAAAAGAACCTCCTTGTATTTTAATTGATTACCCTACTTATCTTTCCTGTTTAATGTTGCATCCTGCTTGCCTTTTTGCTTTCCAACTATATTGTTTTCGCATGGGTATCCTAATTTATCTCTCACTTGAAGTTGGCTTAAATTGATGACAAAGGACAGCGATTGTTGTGGCCTGGCGTTGAGATCTCATGGAATTTTTCCCAGTTAAGGGACCGATCAAAACCTCAGCTCACAAAAAATtgtaaaatgaagaaagaattCACATAATTATACTTCATATAACCATAATTGTTAAGCCTTTTCCCAACTATCCAGGATCGACCTTACGGATCCTCATTCGCCAAGTATTTCTATTAGGGACATCTCTAATGTTATTCCAAGTTCATTCATATCCGTTTTACAACTTACAACCATGTTATATTAGGTctttccctccttttttttccacCACCTTCAACAAAAACCAAAGTACTTCTTACTGGAGTTTCTTCAGATCATGATCATACCATCTTAAACTATTTTCCATCCTTAATTTGTCTAACTCCTCCAACTCTACTAATTATTTGACCCTTTCTAGTTTTACCTCATGTCCATCTTAACATTCTCATTCTACTACATTCAACTTGTTTTTGTGTACTTTCTTATTGCCCAATACTTTGAGCCATATAATACAGCAGGTCTTACAGttgttatataaattttttcctTAAATCTCCAAGGTATTTGTCTACCACATAATATTCTAGATGAGCCTTTCCATTTTATCCAACCAGCTATAATTATGTTACATATACCTTCACATAACTATACTTGCTCTATTTTTGCTAATCttgttccacatcggttattcgccgacaaaatcttgaatacttaaatcaaggaattcaaataataccttctagctagCCTTTCTAGGTGAGGTCTTTGATTGCTACAAATTATATCAGAGCGAATTCG from the Phoenix dactylifera cultivar Barhee BC4 chromosome 14, palm_55x_up_171113_PBpolish2nd_filt_p, whole genome shotgun sequence genome contains:
- the LOC120113109 gene encoding G-type lectin S-receptor-like serine/threonine-protein kinase LECRK2, with the protein product MVIGQPKQTNIALGSSLPASIDASWLSPSGRFAFGFYPKDQGFAVGVWLATTPERTVVWTANRDDPPIMDGSIRLTFAGGLLWNAPGGREKVISQATEPAAMAAMLDTGNFVLYNSQQGIVWSTFISPTDTLLPGQSLLAETQLFSSISETDRSTGRYRLINQKDGNLVLYHVDTSDTGDNSYWSTGTYRIGFLLTLNLDSNGTMYLASDNGNFTENLAQAKNSSSRSGVDIYYRVTVDPDGILRLYSHGFGRNGSSTTVVEWAALHNRCLVRGVCGINSYFSLESNGEPNCLCPPGFEFVNASRILPACMRNSSLGDCLENSRHP